The genomic stretch TTTAGAACGGAAAATGACACAGACTATCTTATTTAATAGCTTTTCTAACAGCCTTGGAACAAGAGTTCTAGGGCAAGAAATCCGTGTGCAAATAGAATCATTTCTTGAATCAAACGATTTTGTAATTTTTGATTTTAAAGGAGTTGAGTTTATTTCCCATAGTTTTTCGGATGAATGCTTTGGTAAGTTACTTTTGAAACTCCCCTTTCCAGAACTGAAATCTAAGTCCACATTCGTCAACGCAAGTGAGTTGGTCAAAAAGACGATTGCTTTAGCGATTAATGATCGTCTAAAAGCAAGTTTAGCTTACTGAAAAATTGGAATATCATTAAATAGAACAACCGAAGCGTCATACACTTCGGTTTTTTTATAAACTCATATTTTATTGCTTAATGAAATAGAGGCATTGACCATAAAA from Algoriphagus sp. NG3 encodes the following:
- a CDS encoding STAS-like domain-containing protein codes for the protein MTQTILFNSFSNSLGTRVLGQEIRVQIESFLESNDFVIFDFKGVEFISHSFSDECFGKLLLKLPFPELKSKSTFVNASELVKKTIALAINDRLKASLAY